The Streptomyces kanamyceticus genome window below encodes:
- a CDS encoding glucose 1-dehydrogenase has translation MTDHDLTGKTVVITGAARGLGADAARQAVAAGADVVLTDVLDEEGEATAKALGERARFVHHDVTSEADWQRVADFAVAEFGGIHGLVNNAGISTGQFLESESVEHFRKVLDINLTGVFIGMKTVIPAMKEAGGGSIVNISSAAGLMGLALTAGYGASKWGVRGLTKIGAVELGTARIRVNSVHPGMTYTPMTAQVGIEQGEGKYPNTPMGRVGEPHEIASAMVFLLSDAASYVTGAELAVDGGWTAGPTVKYVMGQ, from the coding sequence ATGACCGACCACGACCTCACCGGCAAGACCGTCGTCATCACCGGCGCCGCCCGCGGGCTCGGCGCGGATGCCGCCCGCCAGGCGGTGGCCGCCGGTGCCGATGTCGTCCTCACCGACGTACTCGACGAGGAGGGCGAGGCCACCGCGAAGGCCCTCGGCGAGCGCGCCCGCTTCGTCCACCACGACGTGACGTCCGAGGCGGACTGGCAGCGGGTGGCCGACTTCGCCGTCGCCGAGTTCGGCGGCATCCACGGCCTGGTGAACAACGCGGGGATATCCACCGGACAGTTCCTGGAGTCGGAGTCCGTCGAGCACTTCCGCAAGGTCCTCGACATCAACCTCACCGGTGTCTTCATCGGCATGAAGACCGTCATCCCCGCCATGAAGGAGGCCGGGGGCGGGTCCATCGTGAACATCTCCTCCGCGGCCGGGCTCATGGGCCTCGCGCTGACCGCCGGGTACGGCGCCTCCAAGTGGGGCGTGCGCGGCCTCACCAAGATCGGCGCGGTGGAGCTCGGCACCGCCCGCATCCGCGTCAACTCCGTCCACCCCGGCATGACGTACACCCCGATGACCGCCCAGGTCGGCATCGAGCAGGGCGAGGGCAAGTACCCCAACACCCCGATGGGCCGGGTCGGCGAGCCGCACGAGATCGCGAGCGCCATGGTCTTCCTGCTCTCGGACGCCGCCTCGTACGTGACCGGCGCCGAGCTCGCCGTCGACGGCGGCTGGACCGCGGGACCCACGGTCAAGTACGTCATGGGGCAGTGA
- a CDS encoding TetR/AcrR family transcriptional regulator encodes MARTSGPETREKLIRAGEEVFAEQGVDGAQLRDIVRIAGQSNPSAVQYHFGSRGGLLDAVMAARQQRTERVLTEELARVGDGAGLRGLLGALVAAEATELRTERGRRCLRVSAQLSHESGVRTRTPHPTIDGTVYWRLIGRVEDCLTEAGLPEPLRLERLDLALTLVGAALGDRARQYLADTTPLTDERLFLADLVETTAALLRAPRPHLGETS; translated from the coding sequence ATGGCCAGGACATCAGGTCCCGAGACTCGGGAGAAGCTCATCCGTGCCGGTGAAGAGGTCTTTGCCGAGCAGGGAGTGGACGGGGCTCAGCTGCGGGACATCGTTCGGATCGCGGGGCAGAGCAATCCCTCCGCCGTGCAGTACCACTTCGGCTCCCGGGGCGGGCTCCTCGATGCCGTGATGGCCGCTCGGCAGCAGCGGACCGAGCGGGTGCTCACCGAGGAGCTGGCGCGCGTCGGCGACGGTGCCGGTCTGCGCGGGCTGCTCGGTGCCCTCGTGGCCGCCGAGGCCACCGAGTTGCGCACCGAGCGCGGTCGGCGCTGTCTGCGCGTGTCCGCCCAGCTCAGCCACGAGAGCGGCGTACGCACCCGGACCCCTCACCCCACCATCGACGGCACCGTCTACTGGCGCCTCATCGGCCGCGTCGAGGACTGCCTCACCGAGGCGGGCCTGCCCGAGCCGCTGCGCCTGGAGCGGCTCGACCTGGCGCTCACGCTGGTCGGCGCCGCCCTGGGCGACCGCGCCCGGCAGTACCTGGCGGACACCACCCCCCTGACCGACGAGCGGCTCTTCCTCGCCGACCTCGTCGAAACCACCGCGGCCCTGTTGCGGGCCCCGCGACCCCACCTTGGAGAGACCTCATGA